From the genome of Amycolatopsis granulosa:
GCACGCTGCCCGAACAGCCGAGGATCGTCAATCGCACGAGATGACACCCTGCCAGCTCAGGCGCTGAGGGGCGAGAGCACGCCGGGCGCGAAGCCCATGAACCGCTGCGCGAGCCGGACGAACGGTTCCGGCGAGCCGGTGGCGATGAACTCGTGCCGCGGCGGGGTGTCCCGTTCGGCGAGCAGGTCCTGCTCGGTGAGCACGCGGACCACGTCCTTCGCGGTCTCCTCGGCGCTGGAGACGAGCGTGACCTCCGGGCCCATCACGATCTGCAGGACGCCCGTCAGCAGCGGGTAGTGCGTGCAGCCCAGCACCAGCGTGTCCACCTCGGCGCGCAGCAGCGGTTCGAGGTAGCCCTGCGCGAGCCCGAGCACCTGGCGCCCCGAGGTGACGCCCCGCTCGACGAAGTCGACGAACCGCGGGCAGGCGACGGTGGTGATGGCCATGTCGCGGGCCGCCGCGAAGGCGTCCTCGTAGGCGCGCGACCGGATGGTGCCCAGCGTGCCGATCACGCCGATCCGGCCGGTGTGGGTGGCGGCGACGGCCCGACGCACGGCCGGCAGCACGACCTCGACGACCGGCACGTCGTAGCGCTCGCGGGCGTCACGCAGGCACGCCGCCGACGCCGTGTTGCAGGCGATGACGAGGGCCTTCACCCCGCCGTCGACGAGGTCGTCCAGCGCTTTCAGCGCGAGTTCGCGCGCCCGCGCGATGGGCAGCGGGCCGTACGGGTTGTGCGCCGTGTCCCCCACGTAGCGCAGCTGCTCGGACGGCAGCTGGTCGAGGATCGCGCGGGCGACCGTGAGGCCCCCGACGCCGGAATCGAACACACCGATCGGGGCCTCGCGATTGCTCACGGGGTCGAGGGTACCGTCCGCCGCCGTCCCGCCCGGGCGCCGAACCAGGCGGCGAGGATGCCACCGAGCGCGCCGAAGGCGTGCGCCTGCCAGGAAACGCCCGGGTGCCCGGGTAACACGCCCCACAGCATCCCGCCCCAGCCGATCAGCAGCACCGCGGCCACCACGATCTGCGCGAACGCCCGGTTGAACAGGCCGCGGACCAGCAGGTACGCCAGCCACCCGAAGGCCAGCCCGGACGCGCCGATGGTGACCGTGCCCGGCTCCGCGGTCAGCCACACCCCCAGCCCGCTGACCAGCCAGATCGTCGCGGTCACCAGCGCCCAGCGGACGAGCCCCGCCGCCATCGCGAGGAACGCGAACACCACCACCGGCACCGTGTTCGCCAGCAGGTGCGGCCAGCCGGCGTGCAGCAGCGGCGCCCACACCACACCGTCGAGCCCACCCAGCGTGCGCGGCACGATGCCCTCGGCGTCGAGCCGGTGGTGCAGGACCGTGTCCACGGCCTCAGCCAGGTACAGCAGCGCGGTGAACACCAGCACGACGAGCGCGGCGGTCTTCGGCTTCGCGGGCAGGACACGGTTCGCCTGGTCGTACCGGGGCGCGGGCAACGTGCTCATGCCATCCACGGTACGAGCGGCGCGGCCCGGCGGAATCGGGAGAAAACCCTGAACCCGCGGTGCGGATCCCCGGCCCGGCACCGGGCGCGATCACCGCTTGCGATCGCCCCGCTGCCGCAGGACCTCGTCTCCGCCACCGCCGGAAACACGGCGGCGCCCCGCTCCCGCACGGGAAAGGGGCGCCGTCCGGGTCCGGTCAGGCCCAGAGCTGGCCGTCGAGACGCTCGGCGGCCTCGTCCAGCGTGCCGCTGTAGGCGCCGGTGGACAGGTACTTCCACCCGGCGTCGGCCACGATGAACGCGATGTCGGCCTTCTCGCCCTTCGCCGCCGCCTTCTCGGCCACGCCGAGCGCGGCGTGCAGGACCGCGCCGGTGGAGATCCCGGCGAAGATGCCTTCGTGCTCCAGCAGCTCCCGCGTGCGGCGCAGCGCGTCGTAGGCGCCCACCGAGTAGCGGCCGTTGAGCACGTCCGGGTCGTACAGCTCCGGCACGAACCCCTCGTCCAGGTTGCGCAGCCCGTACACCAGTTCCCCGTAGCGGGGCTCAGCGGCGATGATCTGCACGTGCGGCTTCTGCTCGTGCAGGTAGCGGCCCACGCCGACCAGCGTGCCCGTGGTGCCCAGGCCACCGACGAAGTGCGTGATCGTCGGCAGGTCCTTGAGCAGCTCCGGGCCGGTCGTCCGGTAGTGCGCGTCCGGGTTGGCCGGGTTGCCGTACTGGTAGAGCATCACCCAGTCCGGGTTCTTCTCCGCCAGCTCCTTGGCTCGCCGCACGGCCTCGTTGGACCCGCCCGCGGCGGGCGAGAACACGATCCGGGCGCCGTAGGCCTGCAACAGCTGCTTGCGTTCGGCGGAGGTGTTCTCCGGCATCACGCACACCAGGCCGTAACCCTTGAGCTTCGCCGCCATGGCCAGCGAAATGCCGGTGTTGCCCGACGTCGGCTCGAGGATCGTCGATCCCCGGCGCAGTCTGCCGTCACGCTCGGCGGCCTCGATCATCGCCAGCGCGGGGCGGTCCTTGATCGAGCCGGTCGGGTTGCGGTCCTCCAGCTTGGCCCACAGGCGCACGTCGTGCGTCGGGGACAGCCGGGGCAACCCCACCAGCGGCGTGCCGCCGAGGGCGTCCAGCAGCGACTCGTACCGGGCCATGCCTAGCGGGCGCCGCCGGCGACCGCGGGCAGGATGGTCACGGTGTCGCCGTCCTTGACCTCGGCGTCCAGACCGCCGGCGAAGCGCACGTCCTCGTCGTTGACGTAGACGTTCACGAAGCGGTGGAGCTTGTCCTCCTTGACCAGACGGCCCTTGATGCCGCTGTGCCGGGCCTCGATGTCGTCGATGACCTCGGCGACGGTCTTGCCGGACGCCTCGACCGACTTCTGACCACCCGTGTGCGTACGCAGGATGGTGGGGATGGACACGGTCACGGCCATGGGTAACTACCTCCGCTTGGGTTTCTTCCAGCTCTGACGTCCGGCTGCCCGGCGTTATTCCGTGAGATCGGCGATCTCCACCGGCTCCTCGGTGACGACACCGTCCACGATGCGGTACGACCGGAACTCGTGGGTCTCCGGGTCGCGGGTCGAGACCAGCACGTAGTGCGCGTCGGGCTCGGAGGCGTAGGACACGTCGGTGCGTGACGGGTAGGCCTCGGTCGCGGTGTGCGAGTGGTAGATGACGACCGGGACCTCGTCGTTCGCGTCCATCTCGCGGTAGAGCTTGAGCAGGTCGCCGGAGTCGAACTCGTAGAACGTCGGCGAGCGCGCCGCGTTGAGCATCGGGATGAACCGCTCCGGGCGGTCGGAGCCCGCGGGACCGGCGATCACCCCGCACGCTTCGTCCGGGTGGTCCCGGCGGGCGTGCGCGACGATCTCGTCGACGAGTTCACGGCGGATCCGAAGCACGAGGGTCATCTTACGTGCCGGACTCCAGGGGTTCACAGAGTGAGAGTGCGCACGCCAGCGCCACGGCGTCCTGCGCGTGCGACAGCCACTCGAGTGTGACGCCCCGGGCGCTGACCGGGAACCGCGCCCAGGCGCGCCCATCCCGCCACCGCGGTTTGCGCAGGTAGAGGGTCTGGGCGTGGCCGAAGGTGATCAGCCAGGCCCGCTGCCAGGCCGGATCCAGGGTGACCGCCGTCGCGCCCGTCCAGCCGCGCACGACCGCCCGGACCGCGGTCGTCACACTCCGCCGCATCGCCGCACCGTGCCGCGCCCGGAACTCCCGGGCCTCGCGGATCAGCAGGTGAGCGTCGGGGAACAGGTCCTCGTCCCGCAGCGGGCGCCGGCCGTGCCGGCCGGTCTCCAGCGCGGTCAGCAGTTCACCCGCGATCGCGTGGAGGCACTCCCCGACGTTCGGCGACATCTCGACCAGGACCTGCCCGCCCGGCAACGGGTGCGCGTCCAGGAAATCCACGTCACACGCCCTGCAGCGTGGCGTGCAGGCCGAGCACCTGCAGCTCGGCGACCAGCGCCTCGGCCTGCTCGCGGGAGGCGAACCGGGTGAGCTCCGCGGCGCCCTGGTGGTCCACGACGTGAGCGAACTCCAGAGCCCTCGCCGCGGGGAGCCCGAGCACGGCGTGCACCGCGCAGACCACCGTCTGGTAGGAGTTCACGTGGTCGTTGTGGACGACCACCAGCCACGCCCGCGCACCCTTCACGGCCACATGATCGCGGCCCGCCCGCCGCCGTTACGCGAACGCCTCCGGCCACACGTCCCGGTACGCCGGTACCCCCGCGACACCCTCCGCACGCAGCAACCCGTGCACGCAGGCCCGCGCGAAGACCCGCGCCGCCGCCCCGCACAGTTCGTCCAGTGCCGCCGCCCGGGTCGTCACCCCGAACGGGCCCGCGGCCGCGGGCAGCTCCCGGGCGCCGGTGGCGAGCGCGAACACGGTGTCACCGTCGAACATCGAGTGCGCCGGCCGCACCGCCCGCGCGAGGCCGTCCTGCGCCGCCACCGCGAGCCGCCGGCTCTCGGCCTTCGACAGGTCCGCGTCGACCGCGACCACGCCGATCGTGGTGTTCAGGTCCGTCTCCCGCCCGGGCACCGACGCCGCCCGCTCCGGCCACCGCACGCCGAACTCGCCCGCGACCTCGTGATCCGCCGCGAACGGCAGCCCGTTCTCGAACGACACCGCCTCACCCCGCGCGTTGACGACCGCCAGCGCGCCGACCACGAACTCACCCACGCGCTCGCTCGCCGTGCCGATGCCGCCCTTGAGCGACCCCACGGCCGCCCCGGCACCGGCGCCGACCGAACCCTGTGCGACGGAGATCCCCGCGGCCTCGCACGCGGCGTATCCGAACGACGGGTCCGGCCGGTTGCCCCAGTCACCGCGCGGCAGGTCGAAGATCACCGCGGCGGGCACGATCGGCACCACCTCGTGCGGACCCGCGCCGACGGCGAACCCGCGATTCCGCTCCGCGAGCCAGCGCATCACGCCGTCGGCGGCGGCGAGGCCGTAGGCGCTGCCGCCGGACAGGCAGATCGCGTCGACGTGCCGGACCAGGTTCTCCGGCTCCAGCAGGTTCGTCTCCCGGGTACCGGGCGCGCCGCCGCGCTGGTCGACCGCCCCGGTGGTGCCCGGCGGCGCGAGCACCACCGTGGTACCGGTGGCCCAGCCCGCACCGATCCGGTGGTGGTGCCCGACGAGCACCCCCGGCACGTCCGTGATCACGGCCGGATCACCCGGTCAATGCCTGGACGAGGCTTTCCTGCACCCACGTCAGCCAGTGGTAGACGCCCAGGTGCGGCGCCCGCGGATCGTCCTCGGGCAGCTCGTCGGGCATGTCCTCGGTGACGTCGAGCGCCGTGCCCAGCGCCAGCCGGACGTCGTTGATCGCGGCCAGCCACGCGTCGGCCTGCTCGTCGGTGAGCTGCACGTCGCCGCCGTCGCGCGGCAGCGTCTCCATGACCACCGTGGCCACGCCGACCTTCGCGTCGACCAGTTCCGGTTCGTGCAGCGACCGCAGCGCGCTCGCCGAGTCCAGGACCTCCTGGCTCGGCGTGTCCGGGTCGATCTTGTGGTAGTCCGGCAGCAACCGGGACAGCACCGGGTCGTCCGGGGACTGGGGCGATCCGGTGCGGATGCCGGTCAGCTCGGCCAGCGGGTCCTGCGGCGCCTCCTCGGCGCGCGCCCGCAGCATGTCCTCGAGCTGGCTCACCAGGCCGCGCAGCACCGCGGCCTCCTGCTGCTCGAACCCGGCGCGCACGCGGCCGCCCGTTCGCTGCCAGCCCCTCACGAAGTGTGCTCCATCGTCGCCCACAACCCCGCGGCGTGCAGTCTGGTCACGTCCGCCTCGACCTTCTCCTTCGTCCCCGACGACACCACCGCACGCCCCCTGTGGTGCACGTCGAGCATCAGCTTGGTGGCGTGGTCCCGGCTGTAGCCGAACAGCTTCTGGAAGACGTACGTCACGTACGACATCAGGTTCACCGGGTCGTTCCAGACGATCGTCTGCCACGGCTCGTCCTCGGCACCGGCCTCGGTGCCGATGGGTTCAACCTGCGTCTGTTCGGATGCGACAGGCGTGGTCATGCGATCCATGGTGTCACGGAACCCACATGCCGGGGACCGGTGGTGGCTCTGTTCGGGTGATTCAGCCGAACGCGCAAGTACCTCATAGTCTGATCCCATGGGTTTCCCCGAGACGCACGGCAGCACGGCCCTGCTCACCGACCACTACGAGCTCACCATGCTGGGCAGTGCCCTGACCGACGGCACCGGCGACCGCCACTGCGTGTTCGAGGTGTTCGCCCGGCGACTGCCCGCCGGGCGGCGGTACGGCGTGGTCGCGGGCACCGGGCGGCTGCTGGAGGCGATCGCCGACTTCCGGTTCACCGACGCCGAGCTCGACCTGCTCGCCGCGAACGCGGTGGTCGACGACGACACCCTGTCGTGGCTAGCGAACTACCGGTTCAGCGGCGACATCGACGGCTATCCCGAAGGGGAGCTGTACTTCCCGGGCTCGCCGGTCCTCACCGTCCGGGGGACCTTCGCCGAAGCGGTCCTGCTGGAGACCCTCGCGTTGTCCGTCCTCAACCACGACAGCGCGATCGCCTCCGCGGCCGCGCGCATGTCCTCGGCGGCGCACGGCAGGCCGATCATCGAGATGGGCGGCCGCCGCACGCACGAGATGGCCGCGGTGGCCGCGGCGCGGGCCGCCTACATCGGCGGGTTCGCCACCACCTCCAACCTGGAGGCCGGCCGCCGCTACGGCATTCCCACCCGCGGCACGGTGGCGCACGCGTTCATGCTGTTGCACGACAGCGAGGAGGACGCCTTCCGCGCCCAGGTCGAGAAGATGGGCACCGACACCACCCTCCTGGTCGACACCTACGACATCACGCGCGGCATCGAAACCGCGGTGCGCGTGGCCGGACCCGAGCTGGGCGCGATCCGCATCGACTCCGGTGACGTGGGCGTGCTGGCCCGCAAGGCGCGCGAACAACTGGATTCCCTGGGCGCCAGGGACACCCGCATCGTGGTGTCCGGCGACCTCGACGAGCACGCCATCGCCGCCCTGCGCGCCGAACCGGTGGACGCCTACGGAGTGGGCACGTCGGTGGTCACCGGTTCGGGCGCGCCGACCGCGGGGATGGTCTACAAGCTGGTCGAGGTCGACGGCCGCCCGGTCGCGAAGCGCAGCGAGAACAAGGCGTCGCGCGGCGGCGAGAAGTCGGCGCTGCGCCGCCACAAGCCGACCGGGACGGCGCTGGAGGAGGTCGTGTACGCGGCCGGCCGGCGTCCCGAGCCCGGCGAGAACGACCGGGAGCTGCCGATTCCGCTGGTGCGCAGCGGCAAGCCGGTCGACGACCTGCCCTCGCTGGACGACAGCCGTCAGCGGCTGCGCGACGGCCTGGTCAGCCTGCCGTGGGAGGGATTGAAGCTCTCCAGCGGCGAACCCGCGATCCCCACCGTGTTCCCCCAGGAGGCCTGATGAGCCGCGCACTGATCGTCGTGGACGTGCAGAACGACTTCTGCGAGGGCGGCGCGCTCGCGGTCGCCGGCGGCGCCGAGGTGGCCGCGCAGATCAGCGAGCACCTGGCGCGCGGCGGCTACCCGGCGGTGGCCGCGACCCGCGACTACCACATCGACCCCGGCGCGCACTTCAGCGACAACCCGGACTACGTACGGTCCTGGCCGCGGCATTGCGTGGCCGGGACACCGGGCGCGTCGTTCCACCCGGCGCTCGACGTCGGCCCCATCACCGCGGTGTTCTCCAAGGGCCAGTACAGCGACGGCTACTCCGGCTTCGAAGGGCACACCGACGCCGGCGAGAAACTCGTGGACTGGTTGCGGGAGCGGGAGATCACCGACGTGGACCTGGTCGGCATCGCGACCGACCACTGCGTGCGGGCCAGCGCGCTGGACGCCGCGGCCGCCGGGTTCACGGTGCGGGTCCTGCTGGACCTGACCGCGGGGGTCGCGCGGGAGACCGTGGACGCGGCACTCGACCGGCTACGAGCCGCCGGGGTGGAGCTCGTGGGCACCCCGCGGGTCGGCTGATGCGGACGGTGCTGCGCAAGCAGAACAACCGCTTCCGGGAGCGGCTCGCCACCGGCCGCGTCCTGGCGCTGCTGCGCGCGGACTCGCCGACCTGGTTCGCCGACGCCGGTCTCGTCCTGTACGACGCCGGCCTGCGTGTGATCGAGGTGGATCTGGCGACGCCGGGCGCGCTGGACGTGATCGCGGTGCTGAAGGCGGAACTGGGGCGGGACGCGGCGATCGGCGCGGGCGGGGTGCGCACCGCGTCCGCGGTCGACCGCTGTGTGGCGGCCGGGGCGGACTTCGCCGCGACGCCCACGTTCTCGCCCGAGGTGCTGTGGCGGGCGCAGGAGTACGCGCTGCCGATCGTGTGCGGTGCCCTGACGCCGACCGAGATCGACGCGGCGTGGCGCTACGGACCGGCCGCCGTGCAGGTCTTCCCGGTCGCCACCGCCGGCGGTGCGCGGTACCTGGACGAGGTCCAGTCCACGCTGCCGGAGGTGCCGCTGGTGCCGGCCGGCGGGGTGTCCTTGTCCGATGTGGACGACTACCTCGACGCGGGTGCGCTCGCGGTCGGGCTCGGCCCGGCCCTGCTCGGCGACGCGACCGGCGGCGGCCGGCTCGACGAGCTGGCCGAGCGGGCCACCCGGGTGGCGGCGGCCGCCGGCCGCTACGCCTGAGGCGTCAGAACCCGAACGGCGAGCAGCGGGCCGAGCCGACCAGGATGTCGCCGGAGGCCGGGCCGCCCTGCGGGAACAGCTTGATGTGCATGGCGTTCGTGGTCAGGCTGCCGTCCGCCGGAGCGGGCACGATCAGCTCGTTCAGGACGACCTCGGCCATCGGCGGCGCGCCGGGCGTGGTGCCCGGGATGGTGATCGTGTGGTTCGGCGGGATGTTCTGCGGAACCGTGATGCCGGTGACGTTGCCCAGCTCCATGGTGCCGTTGCTGCCGTTGGCCGTGGTGGTGCAGCCGGCGCCGAACGTCCGCACCTTGATCACCGGGCCGCCGAACTGCTGCAGCACGCTCGTTTCGAACCGCTGACCGGTCACCTTGACGCTCGCGGTGCCGTCCGCGTTGCGGGTGCACGTGCTGCTGCCCAGGCCGTACTTCGTGCGGGTGCCGACGGTGATCGGATCGGTGCGGCCCGCCGGCGTGGCGTCCACGACGCACGGCGCGATCGGGTCCGCGTGCGCCGGGGTGCCGTTCACGGCGATGTCGGCCGCGCCCACCGAACCGGCGCCGGTCGCGCCGGGCTGCGCCTGCGCACTCCCCGGGGCCGCCACCAGGCCCCCGCAGAGCACCGCTGCCGTCACGATCCGCCTGGCCCGCCTCATGAGCCGCTCCTTTCGCCTGGGAAATCCTCCTCGTCAATCGGCAGCACGCCCGGCCTGCCTGACCCACCCGGCCGGATGCCACCCGGACGAGTGGATCTCCACGTTGCCGCGGGCGCGGGGCGGCGGCCCGGTTCTGACAGTGGTCCCCGGTACCGTGTCCTGGTGGCCGTCCGAACTGCGTTCCCCGGTGTCAACGAGCTCCTCTCGACCGCTGTCGAGGCGCTCGGCGGTGCGGAGCGCGCCGGCCAGGTCACCATGGCCGAGGCGGTCGGGCGGGCGATCCGCACCGGTGAGCACCTGGCCGTGCAGGCGGGCACCGGCACCGGGAAGTCGCTGGCGTACCTGGTGCCGGCCATCCGGCACGCGGTCGAGAAGGACACCACCGTGGTCGTGTCGACGGCCACGATCGCGCTACAGCGGCAGCTCGTGGACCGCGACCTGCCCCGGCTGGCGAAGGCGCTGAAGAAGCCGCTGGGCCGTACGCCGACGTTCGCGATCCTCAAGGGCCGCCGCAACTACCTGTGCCTGCACCGGCTGGATTCGGGCGCACCGGAGGAGCCCGAGGACCCGGCGCTGTTCGACCCGTTCGCCGTGTCGCGGCTGGGCAAGGAGGTCACGCGGCTGCGGGAGTGGGCGTCCGACACCGAGACCGGCGACCGGGACGAGCTGGTGCCCGGGGTGTCCGAGCAGGCGTGGCGGCAGGTCTCGGTCACCGCGAAGGAGTGCCTGGGCGTGGCGCGCTGTCCGATCGGGCAGGACTGCTTCGCCGAGCGGGCGCGCGGTGAGGCGGGCAGGGCCGACGTGGTGGTCACCAACCACGCCCTGCTGGCGATCGACGCGTTGCAGGGCTACCAGGTGCTGCCGGAGCACGACCTGGTGATCATCGACGAGGCGCACGAGCTGGTCGACCGGGTGACGTCCGTGGCGACCGGCGAGCTGACGTCGTCGGCGGTCGCGGTCGCGGTGCGGCGCTGCGGGAAGCTGATCGACGCGGGCACGGCCGACCGGTTGCAGGAGGCGAGCGAGGGCCTGGCGCTGATCCTGGAGGATCTGCCGGCCGGGCGGATGGACACCCTGCCGAAGGCGCTGGGCGGAGCGGTCGCCGCGGTG
Proteins encoded in this window:
- a CDS encoding bifunctional 4-hydroxy-2-oxoglutarate aldolase/2-dehydro-3-deoxy-phosphogluconate aldolase; this encodes MRTVLRKQNNRFRERLATGRVLALLRADSPTWFADAGLVLYDAGLRVIEVDLATPGALDVIAVLKAELGRDAAIGAGGVRTASAVDRCVAAGADFAATPTFSPEVLWRAQEYALPIVCGALTPTEIDAAWRYGPAAVQVFPVATAGGARYLDEVQSTLPEVPLVPAGGVSLSDVDDYLDAGALAVGLGPALLGDATGGGRLDELAERATRVAAAAGRYA
- a CDS encoding MoaD/ThiS family protein, which codes for MAVTVSIPTILRTHTGGQKSVEASGKTVAEVIDDIEARHSGIKGRLVKEDKLHRFVNVYVNDEDVRFAGGLDAEVKDGDTVTILPAVAGGAR
- a CDS encoding PLP-dependent cysteine synthase family protein, whose product is MARYESLLDALGGTPLVGLPRLSPTHDVRLWAKLEDRNPTGSIKDRPALAMIEAAERDGRLRRGSTILEPTSGNTGISLAMAAKLKGYGLVCVMPENTSAERKQLLQAYGARIVFSPAAGGSNEAVRRAKELAEKNPDWVMLYQYGNPANPDAHYRTTGPELLKDLPTITHFVGGLGTTGTLVGVGRYLHEQKPHVQIIAAEPRYGELVYGLRNLDEGFVPELYDPDVLNGRYSVGAYDALRRTRELLEHEGIFAGISTGAVLHAALGVAEKAAAKGEKADIAFIVADAGWKYLSTGAYSGTLDEAAERLDGQLWA
- a CDS encoding rhomboid family intramembrane serine protease; the encoded protein is MSTLPAPRYDQANRVLPAKPKTAALVVLVFTALLYLAEAVDTVLHHRLDAEGIVPRTLGGLDGVVWAPLLHAGWPHLLANTVPVVVFAFLAMAAGLVRWALVTATIWLVSGLGVWLTAEPGTVTIGASGLAFGWLAYLLVRGLFNRAFAQIVVAAVLLIGWGGMLWGVLPGHPGVSWQAHAFGALGGILAAWFGARAGRRRTVPSTP
- a CDS encoding DUF2017 family protein; translation: MRGWQRTGGRVRAGFEQQEAAVLRGLVSQLEDMLRARAEEAPQDPLAELTGIRTGSPQSPDDPVLSRLLPDYHKIDPDTPSQEVLDSASALRSLHEPELVDAKVGVATVVMETLPRDGGDVQLTDEQADAWLAAINDVRLALGTALDVTEDMPDELPEDDPRAPHLGVYHWLTWVQESLVQALTG
- the murI gene encoding glutamate racemase; this encodes MSNREAPIGVFDSGVGGLTVARAILDQLPSEQLRYVGDTAHNPYGPLPIARARELALKALDDLVDGGVKALVIACNTASAACLRDARERYDVPVVEVVLPAVRRAVAATHTGRIGVIGTLGTIRSRAYEDAFAAARDMAITTVACPRFVDFVERGVTSGRQVLGLAQGYLEPLLRAEVDTLVLGCTHYPLLTGVLQIVMGPEVTLVSSAEETAKDVVRVLTEQDLLAERDTPPRHEFIATGSPEPFVRLAQRFMGFAPGVLSPLSA
- a CDS encoding nicotinate phosphoribosyltransferase encodes the protein MGFPETHGSTALLTDHYELTMLGSALTDGTGDRHCVFEVFARRLPAGRRYGVVAGTGRLLEAIADFRFTDAELDLLAANAVVDDDTLSWLANYRFSGDIDGYPEGELYFPGSPVLTVRGTFAEAVLLETLALSVLNHDSAIASAAARMSSAAHGRPIIEMGGRRTHEMAAVAAARAAYIGGFATTSNLEAGRRYGIPTRGTVAHAFMLLHDSEEDAFRAQVEKMGTDTTLLVDTYDITRGIETAVRVAGPELGAIRIDSGDVGVLARKAREQLDSLGARDTRIVVSGDLDEHAIAALRAEPVDAYGVGTSVVTGSGAPTAGMVYKLVEVDGRPVAKRSENKASRGGEKSALRRHKPTGTALEEVVYAAGRRPEPGENDRELPIPLVRSGKPVDDLPSLDDSRQRLRDGLVSLPWEGLKLSSGEPAIPTVFPQEA
- a CDS encoding choice-of-anchor P family protein: MRRARRIVTAAVLCGGLVAAPGSAQAQPGATGAGSVGAADIAVNGTPAHADPIAPCVVDATPAGRTDPITVGTRTKYGLGSSTCTRNADGTASVKVTGQRFETSVLQQFGGPVIKVRTFGAGCTTTANGSNGTMELGNVTGITVPQNIPPNHTITIPGTTPGAPPMAEVVLNELIVPAPADGSLTTNAMHIKLFPQGGPASGDILVGSARCSPFGF
- a CDS encoding isochorismatase family protein, giving the protein MSRALIVVDVQNDFCEGGALAVAGGAEVAAQISEHLARGGYPAVAATRDYHIDPGAHFSDNPDYVRSWPRHCVAGTPGASFHPALDVGPITAVFSKGQYSDGYSGFEGHTDAGEKLVDWLREREITDVDLVGIATDHCVRASALDAAAAGFTVRVLLDLTAGVARETVDAALDRLRAAGVELVGTPRVG
- a CDS encoding P1 family peptidase, whose product is MITDVPGVLVGHHHRIGAGWATGTTVVLAPPGTTGAVDQRGGAPGTRETNLLEPENLVRHVDAICLSGGSAYGLAAADGVMRWLAERNRGFAVGAGPHEVVPIVPAAVIFDLPRGDWGNRPDPSFGYAACEAAGISVAQGSVGAGAGAAVGSLKGGIGTASERVGEFVVGALAVVNARGEAVSFENGLPFAADHEVAGEFGVRWPERAASVPGRETDLNTTIGVVAVDADLSKAESRRLAVAAQDGLARAVRPAHSMFDGDTVFALATGARELPAAAGPFGVTTRAAALDELCGAAARVFARACVHGLLRAEGVAGVPAYRDVWPEAFA
- a CDS encoding Mov34/MPN/PAD-1 family protein; protein product: MTLVLRIRRELVDEIVAHARRDHPDEACGVIAGPAGSDRPERFIPMLNAARSPTFYEFDSGDLLKLYREMDANDEVPVVIYHSHTATEAYPSRTDVSYASEPDAHYVLVSTRDPETHEFRSYRIVDGVVTEEPVEIADLTE
- a CDS encoding ATP-dependent Clp protease adaptor ClpS; its protein translation is MKGARAWLVVVHNDHVNSYQTVVCAVHAVLGLPAARALEFAHVVDHQGAAELTRFASREQAEALVAELQVLGLHATLQGV
- the clpS gene encoding ATP-dependent Clp protease adapter ClpS, with translation MTTPVASEQTQVEPIGTEAGAEDEPWQTIVWNDPVNLMSYVTYVFQKLFGYSRDHATKLMLDVHHRGRAVVSSGTKEKVEADVTRLHAAGLWATMEHTS